The following coding sequences lie in one Deinococcus ruber genomic window:
- a CDS encoding DUF2283 domain-containing protein has protein sequence MKFTFDPSVQALYIEIKSGEVARTVEMEKDVYVDLDNDSNVLGVEVLDLRSVFGDGQTPVELNIPDQLVAG, from the coding sequence ATGAAATTTACGTTCGATCCCAGCGTGCAGGCCCTCTACATCGAAATAAAGAGCGGCGAAGTCGCCCGCACCGTAGAGATGGAAAAAGATGTGTACGTCGATCTCGACAACGACTCGAATGTTCTCGGCGTTGAGGTACTTGATCTGCGCTCAGTGTTTGGCGACGGTCAAACCCCCGTCGAGCTAAACATTCCCGATCAGCTTGTTGCGGGTTGA
- a CDS encoding DUF4258 domain-containing protein, with product MITVEQVEARLWEFELLDEAFNELILVLEQEPIFIHRRALPEEVRKPIEEVVEGLSKYVEGRGRIYQVAELLKPLLDIKTISKPENQITLTNALSIIENGVQTYQPMSISFINFLNTIRQLRGAEPYVFTAPLPAPQVTLPRKFTYSPHALDSMRKRHIHKNQVEKAVLSPDRLTEDPARSRWVAERDTSAGNFIRVVYAETPNGVEIVTTVITAIRITP from the coding sequence GTGATCACTGTTGAGCAGGTCGAGGCCCGGCTCTGGGAATTTGAGCTTCTGGATGAGGCATTCAATGAATTAATCCTAGTTCTAGAACAAGAACCTATTTTCATACATAGGCGAGCACTTCCAGAAGAGGTACGCAAACCTATCGAGGAGGTAGTTGAAGGTTTAAGCAAATATGTAGAAGGTCGAGGCCGCATCTATCAAGTGGCAGAACTCCTTAAGCCACTGCTAGATATCAAGACAATCTCAAAGCCAGAGAACCAAATAACTCTAACTAATGCCCTTTCCATTATTGAAAATGGCGTCCAGACATACCAGCCAATGAGCATCAGTTTCATAAACTTCCTAAATACAATTCGTCAGTTACGAGGCGCTGAGCCTTATGTTTTTACTGCTCCTCTTCCTGCTCCTCAGGTCACACTGCCCCGCAAGTTCACCTATTCCCCTCATGCCCTGGACAGTATGCGGAAGCGGCACATTCACAAGAACCAAGTGGAGAAGGCGGTACTCAGCCCAGATCGCCTCACCGAAGACCCGGCCCGTAGCCGCTGGGTTGCCGAACGTGATACCTCCGCCGGAAACTTCATCCGTGTGGTGTACGCTGAGACTCCTAACGGCGTCGAGATCGTGACAACGGTCATCACTGCCATTCGTATCACCCCTTAA
- a CDS encoding helix-turn-helix domain-containing protein: MEVRWKIKEFLEQNGKTPYALWKASGLSRTTVYAITGGQMDGVQFETMGKLMHGLETIMGKQIELTDVLEVVRS; this comes from the coding sequence ATGGAAGTGCGCTGGAAGATCAAAGAGTTTCTAGAGCAGAACGGCAAAACCCCCTACGCCCTTTGGAAAGCGTCGGGGCTTTCCCGTACCACTGTTTACGCCATCACGGGCGGGCAAATGGACGGCGTTCAGTTCGAGACAATGGGAAAGCTCATGCATGGGCTGGAAACGATCATGGGGAAGCAGATCGAGCTGACGGACGTACTTGAGGTCGTAAGGTCATAA
- a CDS encoding HNH endonuclease, translating into MLGRRGGDRIKSTHRRRAEKVGVAGTFDKYDVMLRLSKQNFLCHYCLQPLILHGPGKYQIDHFIPLSRGGSNYANNLVIACPGCNNAKADKMPWEYRPARFSPGGRRDP; encoded by the coding sequence ATGCTGGGGCGGCGAGGTGGGGACAGAATCAAGTCCACACACCGCCGCCGCGCTGAAAAAGTCGGCGTGGCTGGCACCTTCGATAAGTACGATGTGATGCTCAGACTCAGCAAGCAGAACTTTCTCTGCCACTACTGCTTACAGCCGCTCATCCTGCACGGCCCTGGCAAGTACCAGATCGACCACTTCATTCCGCTCAGCAGAGGAGGCAGTAACTATGCAAACAACCTCGTCATTGCCTGCCCTGGCTGCAACAACGCCAAAGCCGACAAGATGCCCTGGGAGTACCGCCCCGCACGCTTCAGCCCAGGTGGACGCCGTGACCCCTGA
- a CDS encoding HNH endonuclease: MENPEYAAKERKKAREAARNSDPERRREIQRAYHARHADDPAYRERLRRKWNRKHWKKHPERLVTYRRRVEAQAACHRICTSCRASFPATSEFFGSAKRTADKLAAECKKCARNVKKVWWDQLSQEERRVRNSKQRAARATAPGIFTGHDIKALFVRQNACCLYCGIKIGRNYARWHVDHFMPLSRGGSNFPENLVVACEPCNRAKYNKMPWEWLPDQFSPPSSQ, encoded by the coding sequence ATGGAAAATCCTGAGTACGCCGCAAAAGAGCGGAAGAAGGCAAGAGAAGCCGCTCGTAATTCAGATCCTGAGAGACGCCGAGAAATTCAGCGAGCGTACCACGCTCGACATGCAGACGACCCCGCCTACCGTGAACGCCTCCGCCGTAAATGGAACCGTAAGCACTGGAAGAAACACCCTGAGCGACTAGTGACTTACAGGCGACGAGTAGAAGCTCAGGCTGCATGTCATCGAATATGCACCTCATGCCGAGCCTCTTTTCCAGCCACCAGCGAATTTTTCGGTTCAGCGAAACGAACGGCAGATAAGCTCGCAGCGGAATGCAAAAAATGTGCCAGGAACGTCAAAAAGGTATGGTGGGATCAGCTTTCCCAAGAAGAGCGGAGAGTTCGCAATAGTAAACAGCGAGCAGCACGAGCAACAGCACCGGGCATTTTCACGGGGCATGACATAAAAGCCCTATTTGTACGTCAAAATGCCTGTTGCCTCTATTGCGGAATAAAGATCGGTAGGAACTATGCGAGATGGCATGTTGACCACTTCATGCCTCTGTCTAGAGGGGGTTCGAACTTCCCGGAGAATCTTGTGGTTGCCTGCGAGCCTTGCAACAGGGCCAAGTACAACAAGATGCCCTGGGAGTGGCTGCCCGACCAGTTCAGCCCGCCGAGCAGTCAATAA